One window from the genome of Salvia miltiorrhiza cultivar Shanhuang (shh) chromosome 7, IMPLAD_Smil_shh, whole genome shotgun sequence encodes:
- the LOC130991495 gene encoding primary amine oxidase-like, with protein MEEVVCMSFTVGWFGQERSRRMVRVMCYYMDGTVNIYMRPIEGVTVAVDLDRRAIIGFHDRVVVPVPKAQGTDYTGRDQPYMESEGGVDEDASFTLDGNVLR; from the coding sequence ATGGAGGAGGTGGTGTGCATGAGCTTCACCGTGGGGTGGTTCGGACAGGAGCGGAGCCGGAGGATGGTTAGGGTTATGTGTTACTATATGGATGGGACGGTTAATATCTACATGAGGCCTATCGAGGGCGTCACCGTGGCCGTCGATCTCGATCGGAGGGCGATCATCGGGTTCCACGACCGGGTCGTGGTCCCGGTGCCGAAAGCTCAAGGCACGGATTACACCGGTCGTGATCAGCCGTACATGGAGAGTGAAGGTGGTGTTGATGAGGATGCAAGTTTCACTTTGGATGGAAATGTTTTGAggtaa